The following coding sequences lie in one Flavobacterium cyclinae genomic window:
- a CDS encoding LexA family protein: MKLRSLHTTTILDFYTPDFSTELEVPYVDVGISAGFPSPADDFIELTIDLNRELIKHKDSTFFAKVKGDSMKNAGIFNGDLLIIDKSLEPQDGKIAICQIDGDFTVKRIKKENDIVWLIAENEDYKPIKVTEENELMIWGIVIHSIKTF, translated from the coding sequence ATGAAGTTAAGAAGTTTACATACTACAACAATACTAGATTTTTACACGCCTGATTTCTCAACAGAATTGGAGGTTCCATATGTTGATGTAGGTATTAGTGCCGGATTCCCTTCTCCTGCAGATGACTTTATCGAATTAACAATCGACTTAAACAGAGAATTAATAAAACATAAAGACAGTACTTTTTTCGCTAAAGTAAAAGGGGATTCCATGAAAAACGCAGGTATTTTCAATGGTGATTTACTAATAATTGATAAAAGCTTAGAACCACAAGATGGTAAAATAGCTATTTGTCAAATAGATGGAGATTTTACAGTAAAAAGAATCAAAAAAGAAAACGACATAGTTTGGTTAATAGCCGAAAATGAAGACTACAAACCCATAAAAGTCACCGAAGAAAACGAACTAATGATTTGGGGAATTGTAATCCATAGCATTAAAACATTTTAG
- a CDS encoding DUF6973 domain-containing protein, with protein MKIKLNQLSKITLFLFSLLLLSCEKDENSPSNIEKNIKREVKLSEIPNLFNSIQNRQHNINHAKNSTDYLSLINTESITEISQSNGNKTYTFSLNINETDTLTNLVAIENNNGFDYHLVQYSSSQLEQWKDDIHNHQNTNVLVDVNNIPLSSYTNSTENICTETGWTCPSGQHNLNSLAHCVYPFIEWSMSTYTVPCDDNSGGGSSSGSNNPNPIPEPYTEPVFPTLSPEIAIFIANLSPTQTIWWNNADNNVKNDILNYLTQNIKNGEIKTEAQQFINELIGVLAANPQTIYTSTDYPGKNNGMPFEWWKDNDYMTSNFEVLEEDPNPAELLAFSLFPDKALLHIQNSTTALNKTQQLVLNNTLTGIEDGRADAFRHAYWNALGTAEFGSNITQIFTDAHEAYSSGLPRQMDLHNNLKGREKALIMSFNFLTSDSVIADSILIEVYVGHLLFILNGVLTPTD; from the coding sequence ATGAAAATTAAATTAAATCAATTAAGTAAAATTACTTTATTTTTATTTTCTTTACTTCTGCTGAGTTGTGAGAAAGACGAAAATTCTCCTTCCAATATAGAAAAAAACATTAAACGTGAAGTAAAATTATCTGAAATTCCTAATCTTTTTAATTCAATTCAAAACAGACAACATAACATTAATCATGCAAAAAATTCTACAGACTATTTAAGCCTTATAAACACCGAGAGCATTACAGAGATTTCTCAAAGTAATGGTAATAAAACTTATACTTTTTCTCTAAATATAAATGAAACTGACACCTTAACAAACCTTGTTGCAATTGAAAACAATAATGGTTTTGATTATCATTTGGTACAATATTCTTCATCTCAATTAGAACAATGGAAAGATGATATTCATAATCATCAAAATACAAATGTATTAGTCGATGTTAATAACATTCCTTTAAGTAGCTATACAAACTCAACAGAAAACATTTGTACTGAAACTGGTTGGACTTGTCCTTCTGGTCAACATAATTTAAATAGCTTAGCTCATTGTGTTTATCCATTTATTGAATGGAGTATGTCTACTTATACAGTTCCTTGTGACGATAATTCAGGTGGTGGAAGTAGTTCTGGCAGCAATAATCCTAATCCTATACCAGAACCATACACTGAACCTGTATTTCCAACTTTAAGTCCTGAAATTGCTATTTTTATTGCTAATCTTTCTCCTACACAAACTATTTGGTGGAATAATGCTGATAATAACGTAAAAAATGATATCCTAAATTATTTAACACAAAATATAAAGAATGGCGAAATTAAAACCGAAGCGCAACAGTTTATAAATGAGTTGATTGGAGTATTAGCAGCTAATCCACAAACTATATATACATCAACAGATTATCCAGGAAAAAATAATGGAATGCCTTTTGAATGGTGGAAAGATAATGATTATATGACTTCCAATTTTGAAGTTTTAGAAGAAGACCCAAATCCAGCTGAATTACTCGCTTTTAGCTTATTTCCAGACAAAGCATTATTACATATTCAGAATTCTACAACTGCTCTTAACAAAACTCAACAGTTAGTTCTTAATAACACTCTAACAGGTATTGAAGACGGAAGAGCCGACGCATTTAGACATGCTTATTGGAATGCATTAGGTACTGCTGAATTTGGTTCAAATATTACTCAAATATTTACTGATGCTCATGAAGCATATTCAAGTGGTTTACCAAGACAAATGGATTTACATAATAACCTAAAAGGTCGAGAAAAAGCTTTAATAATGTCATTTAATTTTCTAACAAGTGATTCCGTTATAGCTGATTCAATTTTAATTGAGGTTTATGTTGGACATTTACTTTTTATACTTAATGGAGTTTTAACACCTACTGACTAA
- a CDS encoding Y-family DNA polymerase yields MFALVDCNNFYASCQRVFEPHLIGKPVVILSNNDGCVIARSNEAKALGIPMGAPAFEFKKLFEDNNVFVYSSNYALYGDMSSRVMNILATYTPEIEVYSIDEAFLKFQGFEFFNLEEYGIKIQKTVTKNTGIPISVGFAPTKALAKVANKIAKKFPERTKSVYLIDTEEKRIKALKWTKIEDVWGIGRKHAKRLQALNVFNAYQFTQLHDDWVRKEMAVVGLRLKHELEGKPTLDLETPKSKKMIATTRSFEKPITKIEDISERVATFTTSCAEKLRRQNSHCNMIMVFLHTNYFRKDQPQYSRNIVINTDFPTNSTIELNKYAQIGLKAIFKEGYNYKKAGVIVMGLTPNDQTQLSLFNTSNPKHQPLMSVVDKLNRAYGKNKIKFANQSLGRQWKMKQEKLSKSYTTRIDEIITIKI; encoded by the coding sequence ATGTTTGCCTTAGTAGACTGCAACAACTTTTACGCCTCTTGTCAAAGAGTATTCGAACCACATTTAATTGGAAAACCAGTAGTAATACTTTCCAATAATGATGGTTGTGTTATTGCGCGTTCTAACGAAGCTAAAGCATTAGGCATTCCAATGGGAGCTCCTGCATTCGAATTCAAAAAACTATTCGAAGACAATAATGTATTTGTCTATTCTTCAAACTATGCCTTGTATGGTGACATGAGCAGCAGAGTAATGAACATCCTTGCAACCTACACACCGGAAATAGAAGTCTATAGTATTGATGAAGCTTTTCTAAAATTCCAAGGATTTGAATTCTTTAACCTTGAAGAGTACGGAATTAAGATTCAAAAGACCGTTACCAAAAACACAGGTATCCCAATCAGTGTAGGATTTGCACCAACAAAAGCATTAGCTAAAGTAGCCAATAAAATAGCAAAGAAGTTCCCAGAAAGAACAAAAAGTGTCTATTTGATAGATACAGAAGAAAAAAGAATAAAAGCTCTTAAATGGACTAAAATTGAAGATGTTTGGGGTATTGGAAGAAAACACGCTAAACGCTTACAAGCATTAAATGTTTTTAATGCATATCAATTCACTCAATTACACGATGATTGGGTTAGAAAAGAAATGGCAGTAGTAGGGTTGAGGTTAAAACACGAATTGGAAGGAAAACCAACATTGGATTTAGAAACTCCAAAGAGTAAAAAAATGATTGCTACAACAAGATCATTTGAAAAACCCATTACTAAAATTGAAGATATTTCCGAACGCGTAGCAACGTTCACAACTTCTTGTGCCGAAAAACTAAGAAGACAAAACAGTCATTGTAACATGATAATGGTTTTTCTTCACACCAATTATTTCAGAAAGGACCAACCTCAATACTCAAGAAACATAGTAATCAACACCGATTTCCCAACAAACTCCACAATAGAGCTAAACAAATACGCTCAAATTGGATTAAAAGCAATATTCAAAGAAGGCTACAATTACAAAAAGGCAGGAGTAATAGTAATGGGATTAACTCCAAATGACCAAACCCAATTATCACTATTCAACACCTCAAATCCAAAACATCAGCCTTTAATGTCAGTAGTTGATAAACTTAATAGAGCCTACGGCAAAAACAAAATCAAGTTCGCCAATCAATCCCTCGGCAGACAATGGAAAATGAAACAAGAAAAACTTTCAAAATCCTACACCACAAGAATTGATGAGATTATAACAATTAAAATTTAA